A region of Bradyrhizobium sp. SZCCHNS1050 DNA encodes the following proteins:
- a CDS encoding DNA-3-methyladenine glycosylase I, translating to MGRAAVVHPDGLTRCPWPGSDPLYVAYHDTEWGVPEYDDRALFEKLILDGFQAGLSWITILRKRDNFRRAFDDFQPEKIARYGDKKIHTLMNDAGIVRNRAKIEGTILSAKSWLDIQDKGPGFSKLLWDFMDGAPKVNQFKTTASVPASTPLSIKISKELASRGFKFVGPTIVYAFMQATGMVNDHLVTCFCHETCSGKRRAPRLKPPK from the coding sequence ATGGGTCGCGCTGCTGTCGTCCATCCCGATGGCCTGACGCGCTGCCCCTGGCCGGGCAGCGATCCGCTCTATGTCGCCTATCACGACACCGAGTGGGGCGTGCCGGAATATGACGACCGCGCGCTGTTCGAGAAGCTGATCCTCGACGGCTTCCAGGCCGGGCTGTCGTGGATCACGATCCTGCGCAAGCGTGACAATTTCCGCCGCGCCTTCGATGATTTCCAGCCGGAGAAGATCGCGCGCTACGGCGACAAGAAGATCCACACGCTGATGAACGATGCCGGCATCGTGCGCAACCGCGCCAAGATCGAAGGGACTATTCTCAGCGCGAAATCCTGGCTCGACATCCAGGACAAGGGTCCCGGCTTCTCCAAGCTGCTGTGGGACTTCATGGACGGCGCGCCCAAGGTCAATCAGTTCAAGACCACCGCGAGCGTGCCGGCCTCGACGCCGCTGTCGATCAAGATCTCGAAAGAGCTGGCCTCCCGCGGCTTCAAGTTCGTCGGTCCCACGATCGTCTACGCCTTCATGCAGGCGACCGGCATGGTCAACGACCATCTCGTCACCTGCTTCTGCCACGAGACCTGCAGCGGCAAGCGCCGCGCCCCGCGCCTCAAGCCTCCCAAATGA
- a CDS encoding folate-binding protein, translating into MKATFLDDRGVVQVSGDDARKFLNGLFTTDVTKLTPGEARFGALLTPQGKIIVDFLVAQVPATDAGERFLLDCPRALAQALTDKLNLYKLRAKVAVSNRSGELGVIAVWDGAIGATPEPSFVDPRHERLGARVIAPQEALAEIAARLGAEIVDSDAYEAHRIDCSVPRGGLDFMYGDAFPHETNMDRLHGVDVGKGCYVGQEVVSRMHHRGTTRTRAAKVLLDGPSPEPGTPILAGDKTVGTMGSAAAQKGMALLRIDRAAEALEAGTPLTAGGLVLRIADPDALQGAPKQTVA; encoded by the coding sequence ATGAAGGCGACGTTTCTCGACGACCGGGGCGTGGTCCAGGTCAGCGGCGACGATGCACGCAAGTTCCTCAACGGTCTCTTCACCACCGACGTCACCAAGCTCACGCCTGGCGAGGCCCGGTTCGGTGCGCTGCTGACGCCGCAAGGCAAGATCATCGTTGATTTCCTGGTGGCGCAGGTGCCGGCGACCGACGCCGGCGAGCGCTTCCTGCTCGACTGTCCGCGCGCGCTGGCGCAGGCGCTCACCGACAAGCTCAACCTCTACAAGCTCAGGGCCAAGGTCGCGGTCAGCAATCGCTCCGGAGAGCTCGGCGTGATCGCGGTCTGGGATGGTGCCATCGGCGCCACGCCGGAGCCGAGCTTCGTCGATCCGCGTCATGAGCGCCTCGGCGCGCGCGTCATTGCGCCGCAGGAGGCGCTCGCGGAGATCGCCGCACGGCTCGGCGCCGAGATCGTCGATTCCGACGCCTATGAGGCGCATCGTATCGACTGCAGCGTGCCGCGCGGCGGGCTCGACTTCATGTACGGCGACGCCTTCCCGCACGAGACCAACATGGACCGGCTGCACGGCGTCGACGTCGGCAAGGGCTGCTATGTCGGCCAGGAGGTCGTGAGCCGCATGCATCATCGCGGCACCACGCGCACGCGCGCGGCGAAGGTGCTGCTCGACGGGCCGAGTCCCGAGCCGGGCACGCCGATTCTGGCCGGCGACAAGACCGTGGGCACCATGGGCTCGGCCGCCGCGCAGAAGGGCATGGCGCTGCTGCGCATCGACCGCGCCGCCGAGGCGTTGGAGGCGGGAACGCCGCTCACCGCCGGCGGCCTCGTTCTGCGCATCGCTGATCCCGACGCGCTGCAGGGCGCGCCGAAACAGACGGTCGCCTGA
- a CDS encoding dihydroorotase: protein MSARFDVILKSGTVVNQDGEGVRDIGMSGGRIVEIGDLGTASAAEIIDCKGLHVLPGVIDTQVHFREPGLTHKEDLETGSRSAVMGGVTAVFEMPNTNPLTVTEEAFTAKVAAGRHRMHCDFAFFIGGTRENVEQLPVLERAEGCAGVKVFVGSSTGSLLVEDDDSLRRIFQVIRRRAAFHAEDEYRLNERKDLRVENDPRSHPVWRDEEAALRATQRLVTLAHETGKRIHVLHISTKEEIVYLRDHKDVATVEATPHHLTLAAPECYERLGTYAQMNPPVRSADHRDVIWWGVHQGIVDILGSDHAPHTAEEKSKTYPASPSGMTGVQTLVPIMLDHVNAGRLSLQRFVDLTSAGPARIYNIARKGRIAAGYDADLTIVDLKRSETITNEWVASKAGWTPYDGLRVTGWPVGTFVRGQRVMWQGELLTPATGEPVRFMETLRP, encoded by the coding sequence ATGAGCGCGCGCTTCGACGTCATTCTGAAATCCGGCACCGTGGTCAATCAGGACGGCGAGGGCGTCCGCGACATCGGCATGTCAGGCGGACGCATTGTCGAGATCGGCGATCTCGGCACAGCCTCGGCCGCCGAGATCATCGACTGCAAGGGACTGCACGTGCTGCCCGGCGTGATCGACACCCAGGTGCATTTCCGCGAGCCTGGTCTCACTCACAAGGAGGACCTTGAAACCGGCTCGCGCAGCGCCGTGATGGGCGGCGTCACCGCCGTGTTCGAGATGCCCAACACCAATCCGCTGACGGTGACCGAGGAGGCGTTCACCGCCAAGGTCGCTGCCGGCCGCCATCGCATGCATTGCGACTTCGCCTTCTTCATCGGCGGCACCCGCGAGAACGTCGAGCAGCTCCCGGTGCTGGAGCGCGCCGAGGGCTGCGCCGGCGTCAAGGTGTTCGTCGGCTCCTCCACCGGCTCGCTGCTGGTCGAGGACGACGACAGCCTGCGCCGCATCTTCCAGGTGATCCGCCGCCGTGCCGCGTTCCACGCCGAGGACGAGTACCGCCTCAACGAGCGCAAGGACCTGCGCGTCGAGAACGATCCGCGCTCACACCCGGTGTGGCGCGACGAGGAGGCGGCGTTGCGCGCCACGCAACGTCTCGTCACCCTCGCGCACGAGACCGGCAAGCGCATCCACGTGCTGCACATCTCCACCAAGGAGGAGATCGTGTATCTGCGCGACCACAAGGACGTCGCCACCGTCGAGGCGACGCCGCATCATCTCACCTTGGCGGCGCCGGAGTGCTACGAGCGGCTCGGCACCTACGCGCAGATGAATCCGCCGGTGCGATCAGCCGATCATCGCGACGTCATCTGGTGGGGCGTCCACCAGGGCATCGTCGACATCTTAGGCTCCGACCACGCGCCGCACACCGCGGAGGAAAAGTCCAAGACCTATCCGGCCTCGCCCTCCGGCATGACCGGCGTGCAGACGCTGGTGCCGATCATGCTCGACCACGTCAATGCCGGCCGGCTGTCGCTGCAACGTTTCGTCGACCTCACCAGCGCCGGCCCCGCCCGCATCTACAACATCGCCCGCAAGGGCCGCATCGCCGCCGGCTACGACGCCGACCTCACCATCGTGGACCTCAAGCGCAGCGAGACCATCACCAACGAATGGGTCGCCTCGAAAGCCGGCTGGACGCCCTATGATGGCCTGCGCGTCACCGGCTGGCCGGTCGGCACGTTCGTCCGCGGCCAGCGCGTGATGTGGCAGGGCGAGCTGCTGACGCCGGCGACCGGCGAGCCGGTGCGGTTCATGGAGACGCTGCGGCCGTAA